From the genome of Nicotiana sylvestris chromosome 2, ASM39365v2, whole genome shotgun sequence, one region includes:
- the LOC138885307 gene encoding uncharacterized protein, with protein sequence MYGDEALILVEIGEPSTGYTQATEESNEEEMRVNLDLLEERRETALIRLTSQKQVIERYYNWKAHLRYFKIGDYVLKKVFQSTRAANAGKLSPNWEGPYKIHGIEENGEYELETMDGKILPSSWNVVHLKYYF encoded by the coding sequence ATGTACGGTGATGAAGCCTTAATTCTGGTTGAAATTGGGGAGCCAAGTACGGGATATACTCAAGCTACTGAAGAGTCAAATGAAGAAGAGATGCGGGTAAATCTGGATTTGCTTGAAGAAAGGAGAGAAACTGCCTTAATAAGATTGACGTCACAAAAACAAGTTATTGAGAGATATTACAATTGGAAAGCTCATctcagatacttcaagattggggactacgtactcaagaaagttttccAATCCACAAGAGCAGCCAATgcaggaaagttgagtccaaattgggaaggaccttacAAGATTCATGGTATCGAAGAAAATGGTGAATATGAGCTTGAAACCATGGATGGCAAGATTCTACCCTCGagttggaatgttgttcatttgaagTACTATTTCTAA